From a region of the Panicum virgatum strain AP13 chromosome 2K, P.virgatum_v5, whole genome shotgun sequence genome:
- the LOC120691065 gene encoding uncharacterized protein LOC120691065 codes for MKLFMCFGGAAAVADDEAAAGAAARRRDQRGRRSLSFRGKFLSGSKGSKKKSPPGESKKRGMDADDDVVFGPSTASSVASSALLSSAASLDSGYSSSSSRSSTASSSASVSGVLFPPAVVKRRQQAKKGSSPAAGAAAVVLCLLMVVFCGRVGATLLTSTALYLFPRRWPARPTHGRKEKDGVNSLESDAEEETMARRKVVTDQGLLMRNRKK; via the coding sequence ATGAAGCTCTTCATGTGCTtcggcggtgcggcggccgtggccgacgacgaagcggcggcgggagctgcGGCTCGCCGCCGGGACCAGCGAGGCCGCCGGAGCCTGTCGTTCCGGGGGAAGTTCTTGTCTGGTAGCAAGGGAAGCAAGAAGAAGTCACCGCCGGGCGAGTCCAAGAAGCGCGGGATGGACGCGGACGACGACGTCGTGTTCGGCCCGTCCACGGCGTCGTCGGTGGCGTCCTCGGCGCTGCTGAGCTCCGCGGCGTCGTTGGACTCGGgctactcctcctcctcctctcgttCCTCCACCGCCTCGTCCTCGGCGTCCGTCTCGGGGGTGCTTTTCCCGCCGGCGGTGGTGAAGCGTCGGCAGCAGGCGAAGAAGGGTTCGtccccggcggcgggcgcggcggccgtggtCCTGTGCCTGCTGATGGTGGTGTTCTGCGGCCGGGTCGGGGCCACGCTGCTCACGTCCACGGCGCTCTACCTTTTCCCGCGGCGATGGCCCGCGAGGCCGACGCatgggaggaaggagaaggacggCGTCAACTCGCTGGAGTccgacgccgaggaggagaCTATGGCGAGGAGGAAGGTGGTTACGGATCAGGGGCTCTTGATGAGGAACCGCAAGAAGTGA